Sequence from the Hydrogenothermus marinus genome:
AACTTCAAAGCGGTGAACTTCATAAAGCAGATTTAGATATGAAATATTTAGAAGATGAAGAACATTTTGATTTAAATGAATTTGTTAGAGAAGAAATATTAGTAAAAACACCAATGAAACCTTTATGTGATGAAAACTGTAAAGGAATATGTCCAATATGTGGTGCTAATAGAAATGAAAATCCTTGTGATTGTGAGAAAAAAGAAAGAAGAAAAAACTCACCTTTTGCTAAATTAGAAAAGTTATTGAAAAAATGATAGCAGTAGTTCAAAGGGTTTTAAGCTCTAAAGTAGAAGTAGATGGAAAAGTAGTTGGTGAGATAGGAAAAGGTTTAAATATTCTTCTTGGAGTTGTTAAAGGAGATACTGAAGAAGATATTCATAAACTTGTAAATAAGATTGTAAATTTAAGAATATTTTCTAAAGACAAAGAAGGAAAAATGGACTTGTCTGTTAAAGATATTAATGGGCAAGTCCTTGTGATATCTCAGTTTACATTGGCAGGAAATATAAAAAAAGGAAGAAGGCCAAGTTTTGAAAATGCAGAAAAACCAGATATAGCTAAAAAACTATATGAAAAATTTATTGAAGAAATATCAAAACATGTAGAAACAAAAACAGGTATATTTGCGGCAGATATGAAGGTATATATTTTAAATGATGGCCCTGTCACATTTATTATTAACTCAAAAGATTTATAATCTAAAGAATTTTCTTCATT
This genomic interval carries:
- the dtd gene encoding D-aminoacyl-tRNA deacylase; this translates as MIAVVQRVLSSKVEVDGKVVGEIGKGLNILLGVVKGDTEEDIHKLVNKIVNLRIFSKDKEGKMDLSVKDINGQVLVISQFTLAGNIKKGRRPSFENAEKPDIAKKLYEKFIEEISKHVETKTGIFAADMKVYILNDGPVTFIINSKDL